One window of Leptotrichia sp. oral taxon 498 genomic DNA carries:
- the glyQ gene encoding glycine--tRNA ligase subunit alpha has translation MTFQEIILTLQKFWGEKGCIISNPYDIETGAGTFNPDTFLMSLGPEPWNVAYVEPSRRPKDGRYGENPNRVYQHHQFQVIMKPSPENIQELYLESLVALGINPKEHDIRFVEDNWESPTLGAWGLGWEVWLDGMEVTQFTYFQQVGGLEVEIVPSELTYGLERIALYLQNKDDVKDLEWTKGVKYGERRFQFEYEMSKYSFEVADVPMHFQLFDMYEKEALNCLNHNLVLPAYDYVLKCSHTFNNLDARGAISTTERMSYILRVRDLAKKCAEQFVAARKELGYPLLKK, from the coding sequence ATGACTTTTCAGGAAATTATATTAACTCTTCAAAAATTTTGGGGAGAAAAAGGGTGTATAATATCAAATCCGTATGATATTGAAACAGGTGCAGGAACATTTAATCCAGACACTTTTTTAATGTCATTAGGTCCTGAGCCTTGGAATGTTGCCTATGTTGAGCCATCACGTCGTCCAAAAGATGGAAGATACGGTGAAAATCCCAACAGAGTGTATCAGCATCATCAGTTTCAGGTAATTATGAAACCATCGCCAGAAAATATTCAGGAACTTTACTTAGAAAGCTTAGTGGCATTAGGAATTAATCCTAAGGAACACGACATAAGATTTGTGGAAGATAACTGGGAAAGTCCTACACTAGGAGCTTGGGGGCTTGGATGGGAAGTATGGTTAGACGGAATGGAAGTAACTCAATTTACTTATTTCCAACAAGTTGGAGGGTTAGAAGTTGAAATTGTTCCATCAGAATTAACTTATGGACTTGAAAGAATCGCACTTTATTTGCAAAATAAAGATGATGTAAAAGATTTAGAGTGGACAAAAGGTGTAAAATATGGAGAAAGAAGATTCCAATTCGAGTACGAAATGTCGAAATACAGCTTTGAAGTAGCCGATGTGCCAATGCACTTCCAATTATTCGATATGTATGAAAAAGAAGCATTAAATTGCTTGAATCACAACTTGGTATTACCAGCTTACGACTATGTATTAAAATGTTCACACACATTTAACAATCTTGATGCAAGAGGTGCAATCAGTACAACAGAAAGAATGTCTTATATCTTAAGAGTAAGAGATTTAGCCAAAAAATGTGCCGAACAATTTGTGGCAGCAAGAAAAGAATTGGGATATCCATTGTTGAAAAAATAA
- a CDS encoding AAA family ATPase, translating into MKLTINNIGKLKNAEVVIDGITVITGENDTGKSTVGKVLWSVFNGFYEIDEKVYNEKVSELEKIVDKLMKANGYNKIADNFKDFFGIFDRTEAKIAIELLKNNKNYSEDEIKIIINNYKKDLKIENISNFVQEINETLKISDKEIIKVIVSRIMNKEFHNQINAIFSREKMNIGEISLKIKDKEIDLKIENNEISDVQNYFLINKETMYIDNPFILDSYDFEDENHQTHLATNVFSENENSVISEIKVKKKLNNIYQKLNSVLSGEILENKNFKFVYRKNGEDIDLKNLSTGLKTFAIIKMLLQNGTLEENGTIILDEPEIHLHPEWQLKFAELIVLLQREFGMHILLTTHSPYFLNAIEVFSERHKIDDKCKYYVAENEGNSSIIKDVTGNTREIYRKLARPIQDLENIRYSSDLDE; encoded by the coding sequence ATGAAACTAACAATTAACAATATCGGGAAATTAAAAAATGCTGAAGTTGTAATTGATGGAATAACGGTTATCACTGGTGAAAATGATACTGGGAAAAGTACGGTTGGGAAAGTTTTGTGGAGTGTTTTTAATGGATTTTATGAAATTGATGAGAAAGTTTATAATGAAAAAGTTTCTGAATTGGAAAAAATTGTAGATAAACTTATGAAAGCAAATGGTTATAATAAAATTGCTGATAATTTTAAAGACTTTTTTGGAATTTTTGATAGAACTGAAGCAAAAATTGCTATTGAACTTTTAAAAAATAATAAAAATTATTCAGAAGATGAGATAAAAATTATAATTAATAATTATAAAAAAGATCTAAAAATTGAAAATATTTCAAATTTTGTTCAAGAAATAAATGAAACTTTAAAAATTTCAGACAAAGAAATCATAAAAGTTATTGTTTCACGAATTATGAATAAAGAATTTCATAATCAAATTAATGCCATTTTTTCTAGAGAAAAAATGAATATTGGAGAAATAAGTCTTAAAATAAAAGATAAAGAAATAGATTTAAAAATTGAAAATAATGAAATTTCAGATGTTCAAAATTATTTTTTAATAAATAAAGAAACAATGTATATTGATAATCCATTTATTTTGGATAGTTATGATTTCGAGGATGAAAATCACCAGACACATTTAGCAACCAATGTTTTTTCAGAAAACGAAAATAGTGTTATTTCTGAAATAAAAGTGAAGAAAAAATTGAATAATATTTACCAAAAATTAAACAGTGTTTTGAGTGGAGAGATTTTGGAAAATAAAAATTTTAAATTTGTTTACAGAAAAAATGGTGAAGATATTGACTTAAAAAATTTATCTACAGGGCTTAAAACTTTTGCAATTATAAAAATGTTATTGCAAAATGGAACTTTGGAAGAAAATGGAACAATAATTCTTGATGAGCCAGAAATTCATTTACATCCAGAATGGCAACTAAAATTTGCTGAATTGATAGTTTTATTGCAAAGAGAGTTTGGAATGCATATTTTATTGACAACACATAGTCCGTATTTTTTAAATGCAATTGAAGTTTTTTCGGAACGACATAAAATTGATGATAAATGTAAATATTATGTGGCTGAAAATGAAGGAAATAGCAGTATTATAAAAGATGTAACAGGAAATACAAGAGAAATTTATAGAAAATTAGCAAGACCAATTCAGGATTTAGAAAATATTAGATATAGCAGTGATTTAGATGAGTAA
- the lspA gene encoding signal peptidase II, protein MNYIMIILGLTLFDQVTKYIIYRVAEGQAGFSIPIIKNFFHITYVENHGMIFGLAQGKINVVTIFSVLLIIFIIFSEYKNFKNYSKWTKVGISIIAAGALGNMIDRIARNFVIDMIDFRGIWNFVFNVADMYVHIGIYIIAIDYLVRKYKIKRGK, encoded by the coding sequence ATGAATTATATAATGATAATATTGGGATTGACTTTATTTGACCAAGTTACAAAATATATAATTTATCGAGTTGCAGAAGGTCAAGCGGGTTTTTCAATCCCAATTATAAAAAATTTTTTTCATATTACTTATGTTGAAAATCACGGTATGATTTTTGGACTGGCACAGGGTAAAATAAATGTGGTTACGATATTTAGCGTACTTCTAATTATTTTCATAATTTTTAGCGAATACAAAAATTTTAAGAATTATTCAAAATGGACAAAAGTCGGAATTTCAATTATAGCAGCTGGAGCATTGGGAAATATGATTGACAGAATTGCCAGAAATTTTGTCATAGATATGATAGATTTTCGTGGAATCTGGAATTTTGTGTTCAACGTTGCAGATATGTATGTTCATATTGGTATTTATATTATTGCGATTGATTATTTAGTGAGAAAATATAAAATAAAAAGAGGTAAATAG